A single region of the Candidatus Protochlamydia amoebophila UWE25 genome encodes:
- a CDS encoding N-acetylmuramoyl-L-alanine amidase family protein, whose amino-acid sequence MSLIRCIFFVFFILISQSSFGCDFHDFDSYQSRLTAKEIEWKIKTYLEKNEAIKRFYRLTPQVLYIGDLDHQQIDYILKLNTNSPILPNKHSKYNGLKNIRIAIDPGHFGGSFAELEERYVAIPAEMTKNNQPICFHEGDLTYLTALELQRLLENEGAVVLLTRSGIGQGAIKEDFFEWIKTHSDLIQNVSSLSQVFRNYYNKEDLKERAKIINEFSPDVTIVIHYNSHLTDEEKKNKSLLTKTNYNLAFIPGAFGADELNTIRDRYEFLRLIVTNQINESLKLSEYVTGQFIRQLGIPLISEYEKTSYIDSACLIQKPGIYSRNLALTRLVHSPVCYGETLVQNNQDEIYKLSEADTPVENIPCPKRVKAVAQAYYEGIKEYFKNR is encoded by the coding sequence ATGTCCTTAATTCGCTGCATTTTTTTTGTTTTTTTTATTTTAATATCACAAAGCTCATTTGGGTGTGATTTTCACGATTTTGACTCTTACCAATCGAGATTAACAGCTAAAGAAATCGAATGGAAAATAAAAACTTACTTAGAAAAAAATGAAGCGATTAAAAGATTTTATCGCCTTACTCCTCAAGTTCTTTATATTGGTGATTTAGATCATCAACAAATAGACTACATTTTAAAATTAAATACGAATTCACCGATTCTTCCTAATAAGCATAGCAAATACAATGGTCTGAAGAATATAAGGATCGCAATAGATCCAGGGCATTTTGGAGGATCGTTTGCTGAGTTGGAAGAACGCTATGTAGCTATTCCTGCAGAGATGACAAAAAACAATCAGCCTATTTGTTTTCATGAAGGAGACCTCACCTATTTGACGGCTCTTGAGCTACAGCGCTTGCTGGAGAACGAGGGCGCTGTGGTTCTACTTACGCGTTCTGGGATAGGGCAGGGAGCAATCAAAGAAGACTTTTTTGAATGGATAAAAACACATTCTGACCTTATCCAGAATGTTTCCTCCCTATCTCAAGTTTTTCGTAATTATTATAACAAAGAAGACTTGAAAGAGCGTGCTAAAATAATCAATGAATTTTCTCCCGATGTTACAATTGTTATTCATTATAATTCTCATTTAACTGATGAGGAAAAAAAGAACAAAAGTCTTCTTACTAAAACTAACTACAACCTAGCATTTATTCCAGGTGCTTTTGGCGCAGACGAGTTAAATACCATTAGAGATCGTTATGAATTTTTGCGCTTAATTGTTACCAATCAAATTAATGAATCGCTTAAATTAAGCGAGTATGTTACTGGACAGTTTATCAGACAGTTGGGTATCCCTCTCATCTCTGAATATGAAAAAACATCATATATAGATAGCGCATGTTTAATTCAAAAACCTGGTATTTATAGTCGCAATCTAGCTTTAACACGCCTTGTCCATAGCCCTGTGTGTTATGGTGAAACACTCGTCCAAAATAACCAAGATGAAATTTATAAACTGTCAGAAGCTGACACTCCTGTTGAGAATATCCCTTGTCCCAAAAGAGTTAAAGCGGTTGCTCAGGCTTATTATGAAGGAATCAAGGAGTATTTTAAAAATAGATAA
- a CDS encoding LysR family transcriptional regulator: MQDRQKSISKAAKENFVSQSAISQAIHKLEITLGKQLITHEKKRFQLKIDGLLLLDKCKQIFLLYFLKLKLPLMSQKGHLREGYRLLARIVLRFLYFHLILRTVISNSK; this comes from the coding sequence GTGCAGGACAGACAAAAAAGCATTTCAAAGGCTGCGAAGGAGAACTTTGTTAGCCAGTCTGCGATTAGCCAAGCAATTCATAAATTAGAGATTACTTTAGGAAAGCAATTGATTACTCATGAAAAGAAACGCTTTCAGCTTAAGATAGATGGGCTATTACTTTTAGATAAGTGCAAACAAATTTTTTTACTATATTTTTTGAAATTGAAGTTGCCTTTAATGAGTCAGAAAGGACATTTAAGGGAAGGTTATCGTTTGCTTGCACGCATAGTTTTGCGCTTTCTTTACTTCCACCTTATACTTAGGACAGTTATCTCAAATAGCAAATGA
- a CDS encoding alpha/beta fold hydrolase, with the protein MARALEEDYDVIMPDARGHGNSSATNQGYSYDNLALDVLSFIEALRLTNPVLLGHSMGGLTAAMVAGQNPKRLRGLILADPTFLTPQRQQEVYVSDVAAQHYRIHNRYREDFLSEFRTRHSHRSPEFIELFVQARFQTSIYAFGILTPPNPDYSQLICTFAIPSLLIIGGVGGVVSPVLAAKLARLNQRLGIVQIEKAGHGIPYDQPKQWQGYLR; encoded by the coding sequence TTGGCGCGAGCGCTGGAGGAAGATTACGATGTGATCATGCCGGATGCTAGAGGCCACGGTAACTCTAGCGCCACGAACCAAGGCTACTCCTATGATAACCTTGCCCTTGATGTCTTGAGTTTTATCGAAGCCCTCAGACTCACCAACCCAGTGCTACTTGGCCACTCTATGGGAGGCTTGACAGCGGCCATGGTTGCCGGTCAGAACCCCAAACGACTGCGAGGGCTTATCCTGGCTGACCCAACTTTTCTAACGCCGCAGCGTCAACAAGAAGTTTACGTGAGTGATGTTGCAGCTCAGCACTATCGAATTCACAATCGATATAGAGAAGATTTTTTGTCCGAGTTTCGAACTCGACATAGCCACCGCTCTCCTGAATTTATTGAATTATTCGTGCAGGCAAGATTTCAAACCAGCATTTATGCCTTCGGCATTTTGACCCCGCCGAATCCTGATTACAGTCAGCTAATCTGCACTTTTGCTATTCCTAGCTTGCTCATCATTGGGGGTGTTGGCGGTGTTGTCTCTCCCGTGCTTGCCGCAAAACTTGCTAGGCTCAATCAACGTTTGGGGATTGTACAGATCGAGAAAGCAGGCCATGGGATTCCTTATGACCAGCCCAAACAGTGGCAGGGATACCTTAGATAA
- a CDS encoding IS1-like element ISCpr4 family transposase (programmed frameshift), with product MPLLYVRLDQKKGHIHNGKQKYQCLACGRQFVLNPSQKIIDERTRLLTKKTLLECIALEGVCWVFDVSMPWLLEFIGELTKELPENLNAEVVSENDELEVVVLEVDELWSYVGSKANPQWLWLVMHSKTRQVVAMQIGPRNKETAEKLLYKLPTPLKKAEYYTDFFAVYFESIPFGQHRPVGKQSDKTSYIERLNCTLGYRCSRFVGKTLSFSKKLINHIGMITSFICDYNLHMRALHV from the exons ATGCCCCTCTTGTACGTCAGATTGGATCAAAAAAAAGGTCATATCCACAACGGAAAACAGAAATATCAGTGTTTGGCATGTGGAAGACAGTTTGTGCTTAACCCATCCCAGAAAATCATTGACGAAAGAACCAGGCTTTTGACCAAGAAGACTCTATTAGAGTGCATTGCTCTTGAAGGAGTATGTTGGGTATTTGACGTCAGTATGCCTTGGCTTTTGGAATTCATAGGGGAGCTGACCAAAGAGCTGCCAGAAAACTTGAATGCGGAAGTAGTGTCAGAAAATGATGAGCTTGAAGTAGTTGTACTTGAAGTAGATGAATTGTGGAGCTACGTCGGCTCGAAGGCCAACCCACAATGGTTATGGTTAGTAATGCACTCTAAAACGCGACAGGTGGTTGCCATGCAAATAGGGCCTCGAAATAAAGAGACCGCAGAGAAGTTGCTCTACAAGCTACCCACACCGTTA AAAAAAGCCGAGTACTATACTGACTTCTTCGCTGTGTACTTTGAGAGCATCCCATTTGGACAACATAGACCGGTTGGCAAACAATCAGATAAAACATCTTATATTGAAAGACTTAATTGCACCCTCGGATACCGATGCTCACGGTTCGTAGGGAAAACCCTTTCGTTTTCTAAGAAGCTTATAAACCACATAGGCATGATCACATCCTTCATCTGTGACTACAACTTACACATGAGAGCACTACATGTTTAG
- a CDS encoding erythromycin esterase family protein, giving the protein MRAQLTQALIAQRGFNIVAIEADWPDAALVNRYVGHVSGGVPEHKAFNRFPQWMWRNQEFHDFVEWLRKYNSNIPSKSNYVGLYGLDLYSLYQSIDNVIRYLDLNHPHLAELARQSYNCLMVWQGSPSDYGLAVLQGENKDCREEALSVLRKLLEVQVAKGLFSEDEEVLDAIQNALLVVNAEKYYRIMWGSSTSSWNLRDGHMFETLNLLLSVKGEGAKAIVWEHNSHVGNAKATEMQARGEINVGQLCKEHYGDAAYLVGFGTHEGTVAAAASWGGPMKIKKVLNSHKESYERLFHETGVGKFFLPLLSPYQKKVRQGLMMPMLERAIGVIYRPDTERFSHYFHAILPEQFDEYIWFDQTRAITPLSLTAPQGMPDTYPFGL; this is encoded by the coding sequence ATGCGTGCTCAGCTCACCCAAGCGCTGATCGCACAGCGTGGGTTTAATATAGTTGCGATTGAAGCCGATTGGCCGGATGCGGCGCTTGTGAATCGCTATGTGGGTCATGTGTCTGGAGGTGTTCCCGAGCACAAAGCTTTTAATCGCTTTCCACAGTGGATGTGGAGAAACCAGGAATTCCATGATTTTGTCGAGTGGCTTCGAAAGTATAATAGCAACATTCCTTCTAAAAGCAACTATGTAGGACTGTATGGTCTTGATCTGTATAGTTTGTACCAATCGATCGATAATGTAATTCGCTATCTGGATCTTAACCATCCTCACCTAGCTGAGCTTGCCCGGCAAAGTTATAACTGTCTTATGGTATGGCAAGGGTCTCCTTCGGATTATGGTTTGGCTGTTCTACAAGGAGAAAATAAAGATTGTAGAGAGGAAGCTCTTTCTGTCCTTAGAAAGCTATTAGAAGTGCAAGTGGCTAAAGGTTTGTTTTCTGAGGATGAAGAAGTGTTAGATGCAATTCAAAATGCACTTTTAGTTGTTAATGCTGAAAAATATTACCGCATAATGTGGGGTTCTTCAACCTCCTCTTGGAATCTACGTGATGGACATATGTTCGAGACTCTAAATCTTTTATTATCTGTTAAAGGTGAGGGAGCTAAAGCTATTGTGTGGGAACATAATTCTCATGTGGGCAATGCAAAAGCAACGGAGATGCAAGCGCGTGGAGAAATTAATGTTGGACAGCTTTGCAAAGAGCACTATGGGGATGCAGCCTACCTTGTGGGGTTTGGAACACATGAAGGAACGGTCGCTGCAGCCGCGTCATGGGGCGGTCCGATGAAGATTAAAAAAGTCTTGAATTCTCATAAAGAAAGCTATGAGCGACTCTTCCATGAGACAGGAGTAGGGAAATTTTTCCTACCTCTTCTTTCACCGTATCAAAAAAAAGTCAGACAAGGCTTAATGATGCCAATGTTAGAAAGAGCCATTGGGGTCATCTACCGGCCTGACACTGAACGTTTTAGTCATTATTTTCATGCCATTTTACCAGAGCAATTTGATGAATATATTTGGTTTGATCAGACGCGGGCGATTACTCCACTGTCTCTAACAGCGCCTCAAGGGATGCCAGATACCTATCCGTTTGGACTTTAA
- a CDS encoding DUF2267 domain-containing protein, translating into MQRTEVKVIETTVQKTNFWLKELSEHMGWSDQHLSYIALRAVLHALRDRLPIEVVAKLGAQLPMLIRGIYYEGWVPAHTPIKVHRLEDFLSLVANYLGNDLLFSEIAQLTKNVFIVMENHLTEGEIDHLKKVLPGPITSFFSP; encoded by the coding sequence ATGCAACGCACAGAAGTAAAGGTTATTGAAACAACAGTTCAAAAAACTAATTTTTGGTTAAAAGAGCTGTCTGAGCATATGGGATGGAGTGACCAACATCTCTCTTATATAGCTTTAAGAGCAGTTCTTCATGCTTTAAGAGATCGGCTCCCCATCGAAGTCGTAGCAAAATTGGGAGCTCAGCTTCCTATGCTAATTCGTGGAATTTATTATGAAGGCTGGGTCCCAGCACATACTCCTATCAAAGTTCATCGGCTTGAGGATTTTCTCTCACTTGTTGCGAATTATTTAGGCAATGATCTGCTCTTTTCAGAGATAGCCCAACTCACAAAAAATGTTTTCATAGTCATGGAAAATCATTTAACCGAAGGAGAAATCGATCACCTTAAAAAGGTGCTGCCAGGTCCCATTACTTCATTTTTTTCTCCATGA
- a CDS encoding protein-L-isoaspartate(D-aspartate) O-methyltransferase, protein MDSYQEIRKQMVEKQIAARGIQDPRVLEAMGKVPRERFVSEHIAPLAYEDRPLSIDEGQTISQPFIVAVMAQQAQITPQDKVLEIGTGSGYSAAILSQLASHVYSMERYPKLAELAKKRLQEFGYNNVTVSVGDGSLGWEEFAPYEVIIVTAGGPQIPPSLLKQLAISGRLVIPVGPSLESQQLMRVMREDADHYRYENLGSVQFVPLVGKEGWQTTSSS, encoded by the coding sequence ATGGATTCCTATCAAGAGATAAGAAAGCAAATGGTGGAGAAACAAATAGCCGCGAGAGGAATACAAGATCCTCGAGTATTAGAGGCAATGGGAAAAGTGCCGCGCGAGAGGTTTGTGAGTGAGCACATTGCTCCACTCGCGTATGAAGACCGACCTTTATCCATTGATGAGGGGCAAACGATTTCACAGCCTTTCATTGTTGCAGTCATGGCTCAGCAGGCCCAAATAACTCCCCAGGATAAGGTGTTAGAGATTGGTACCGGCTCAGGCTATTCTGCTGCCATTCTAAGTCAACTGGCCTCTCATGTCTATTCTATGGAGCGGTATCCAAAGCTTGCAGAGCTGGCAAAAAAACGGCTGCAAGAGTTTGGCTATAATAATGTGACAGTATCAGTTGGGGATGGAAGTCTAGGATGGGAAGAGTTTGCTCCTTATGAGGTTATTATTGTGACGGCAGGCGGGCCTCAAATTCCTCCTTCTCTTTTGAAACAGCTAGCCATAAGCGGCCGTTTGGTGATTCCTGTGGGACCTAGTTTGGAGAGCCAGCAATTAATGCGTGTTATGCGAGAGGATGCTGATCATTATCGCTACGAGAACTTAGGATCTGTACAATTTGTACCGCTCGTTGGAAAAGAAGGGTGGCAAACTACAAGCTCGTCATAA
- a CDS encoding endonuclease V, whose protein sequence is MEEQTPPYILGLLGFREAPSLVHAFERLQRRPDVLNTKVRPLPSGALAWETCKTATKAKCMMIAQAIEANPYRKIDWLQINL, encoded by the coding sequence ATAGAAGAGCAGACTCCTCCTTATATCCTAGGTTTATTAGGGTTTCGAGAAGCGCCCTCTCTTGTTCATGCATTTGAGCGCCTGCAAAGGCGACCTGATGTTCTGAATACGAAAGTGAGACCACTTCCATCGGGTGCTTTAGCATGGGAAACTTGTAAGACAGCAACAAAGGCAAAGTGTATGATGATAGCGCAAGCTATTGAAGCGAATCCTTACAGAAAGATCGACTGGCTCCAGATAAATTTGTGA
- a CDS encoding septation protein SpoVG family protein, translated as MSITKVELLPIRPQKGLIAFACVEIDHKFYVSSIGVHKRRDGAGYRITYPTRKVGEQNLTIFHPTQASLSKEIERVIDKVRDYKARQAEIVEQMARHEKANQNFYITANMVMNLTARAREIFESSEVDEKRQLLNFVFQNLKLDGKNLSRYL; from the coding sequence ATGAGCATAACCAAAGTGGAACTTCTTCCCATCAGGCCACAGAAAGGCTTGATAGCATTTGCATGTGTGGAGATTGATCACAAGTTCTATGTTAGCTCCATTGGTGTCCATAAAAGACGCGATGGCGCTGGTTATAGAATCACCTATCCCACTCGGAAAGTTGGAGAACAAAATTTAACTATTTTCCATCCAACCCAAGCATCACTCAGCAAAGAAATTGAGAGAGTCATTGACAAGGTTAGAGATTATAAAGCTCGCCAAGCTGAAATCGTTGAGCAGATGGCACGCCATGAGAAAGCAAATCAAAACTTTTATATCACTGCCAACATGGTAATGAACCTGACCGCTCGTGCTAGGGAGATTTTCGAAAGTTCTGAAGTCGATGAAAAACGCCAACTTTTGAATTTTGTGTTTCAGAACTTAAAATTAGACGGTAAAAATCTATCTAGATACTTGTGA
- a CDS encoding SEC-C metal-binding domain-containing protein, translating into MSSEKAGRNDPCPCGLGKKYKNCCMQKEQQKNRTQVTSLGKRKFTAKILSSGGTQKSVEQPQEQQKAAIDYSTLMERSFGNAIHNEEKPPIPSNFDQYLIKKSDSNSPTS; encoded by the coding sequence ATGTCATCAGAGAAAGCTGGAAGAAATGATCCCTGTCCGTGTGGATTAGGCAAAAAATATAAAAACTGTTGTATGCAAAAAGAACAACAAAAAAACCGTACTCAAGTCACTTCATTAGGAAAACGTAAATTTACTGCTAAAATTCTCAGCAGCGGTGGAACACAAAAAAGTGTAGAGCAACCACAAGAGCAGCAAAAAGCAGCTATAGATTATTCAACATTAATGGAACGCTCTTTTGGTAATGCCATACATAACGAAGAAAAACCCCCTATTCCTTCGAATTTCGACCAATATTTGATCAAAAAATCTGATTCGAATTCCCCTACAAGTTAA
- a CDS encoding tRNA 2-thiocytidine biosynthesis TtcA family protein gives MTVPIAQSPWTSLGKKLESTFRKALFDYEMLKDVSKIAVALSGGKDSLTLLYLLKAISGRGFPNLEIHAIHVSGEFSCGAGVNEDYLRAICQEIGVQLTTRISTQKLEKLECYSCSRERRRLLFEAAKSLGITTIAFGHHRDDHTQTVLMNLLHKAEFAGNLPKIHMQEYGVTIIRPLIYIAEKNIRTFAQQQGFARIMCRCPVGQNSMRKQVDQLLIEIETLFPHARENIAKAGLIYGSQKAATP, from the coding sequence ATGACTGTTCCAATTGCTCAATCCCCTTGGACCTCTTTAGGAAAAAAATTAGAAAGTACTTTTCGAAAGGCTTTATTTGACTATGAGATGCTCAAAGATGTTTCTAAAATAGCTGTCGCATTAAGTGGGGGAAAAGACAGTTTAACACTTCTTTATTTATTAAAAGCTATTTCTGGAAGAGGATTTCCAAATTTAGAAATTCATGCAATTCACGTATCTGGAGAATTTTCATGTGGGGCTGGAGTCAATGAAGATTATTTACGAGCAATATGTCAAGAAATCGGAGTTCAATTAACGACCCGAATTTCAACTCAAAAATTAGAAAAATTGGAATGCTACAGTTGTTCGAGAGAACGGCGACGGCTTTTATTTGAAGCTGCCAAAAGTTTGGGGATTACGACGATTGCTTTTGGTCATCATCGTGATGACCATACACAGACTGTTCTGATGAATTTATTGCATAAAGCTGAATTTGCTGGTAATCTTCCAAAAATTCACATGCAAGAATATGGTGTGACAATTATTCGACCGTTGATTTACATAGCAGAGAAAAATATTCGAACTTTTGCACAACAGCAAGGTTTTGCAAGAATTATGTGTCGTTGTCCCGTCGGGCAAAATTCGATGCGTAAACAAGTAGACCAATTATTAATCGAAATCGAAACTCTTTTTCCTCATGCTCGTGAAAATATTGCTAAAGCTGGTCTAATTTACGGTTCTCAAAAAGCCGCGACACCTTGA
- a CDS encoding AAA family ATPase, translated as MAYSLPSEHESSVQIQGVEIFLGFPDEFKFEWIGQRDVMEQLLAAWLVIDKNDIPLNPRLIGKPGVGKTTLAYAAAKKINRPVYIFQCTMDTRPEDLLITPVVDQGGGIRYVASALVTAMIRGGVCILDEANRMSEKSWASLAPLLDTRRYIESIVAGLKVSAHPEFRICVTMNDDASTFEIPEYIHSRLQPQIYLDFPEAEEERRILRENLPFVDEYIMEYVVNFLQKAHTSRENYTIRDGINIARYAAKRIKSLNGNSGNIENLLREAILMTLGDEALIYVL; from the coding sequence ATGGCATATTCTCTTCCAAGCGAGCATGAAAGCAGCGTACAAATTCAAGGAGTTGAAATCTTTTTAGGATTTCCTGATGAATTTAAGTTTGAATGGATTGGTCAAAGAGATGTTATGGAACAGTTACTTGCTGCTTGGTTAGTGATTGATAAAAATGATATTCCACTTAATCCCCGTTTGATTGGTAAACCAGGGGTTGGTAAAACAACTTTGGCATATGCTGCAGCAAAAAAAATCAACAGGCCTGTTTATATTTTCCAATGTACAATGGACACCCGCCCAGAAGATTTATTAATTACTCCTGTTGTTGATCAAGGTGGGGGGATAAGATATGTAGCTTCGGCTCTTGTAACAGCCATGATTCGAGGAGGTGTCTGTATTCTAGACGAGGCGAATCGAATGAGTGAAAAGTCATGGGCTTCTTTAGCCCCTCTTTTAGATACACGTCGCTATATCGAGTCCATAGTTGCCGGTTTAAAGGTTTCAGCTCATCCAGAATTTCGTATTTGCGTGACAATGAACGATGATGCTTCAACATTTGAAATTCCAGAATATATCCATAGCCGCCTTCAACCACAAATCTATCTCGATTTTCCTGAAGCAGAAGAAGAACGCCGGATACTTCGAGAAAATCTTCCCTTCGTTGATGAATACATCATGGAATACGTGGTCAATTTCCTACAAAAAGCTCATACAAGCCGTGAAAATTATACGATCCGAGACGGAATTAACATTGCTCGTTATGCTGCTAAACGAATTAAAAGCTTAAATGGTAATAGTGGGAATATTGAAAATTTATTGCGTGAGGCTATTTTAATGACTCTGGGAGATGAAGCTTTAATATACGTGCTTTAG
- the surE gene encoding 5'/3'-nucleotidase SurE, which produces MSSKPLILVTNDDGVHAKGIRHLWQSIQDLADLIIVAPQQEQSAVSLSITVRRPLHIEKVDWLNAQADVWSVNGTPADCVKLALNVVLPKRPQLIVSGINRGTNAGRNIFYSGTVAAIMEGVMQGIPGIAFSYGDYFNPSYHLIESFIPGIVNYALQNAMQEGTFLNVNFPKTEHGPIKGIRLTTQGKEYWAENPEKRQHPAEQNSYYWLGSKLAEYDEREDSDIFLLRKGFATVVPLHIGDLTNHSHLLKEKLAFETFVN; this is translated from the coding sequence ATGAGCTCAAAGCCTTTAATTTTAGTAACTAATGATGATGGAGTTCATGCTAAAGGGATTCGCCATTTATGGCAATCGATTCAAGATCTTGCTGATCTCATTATCGTTGCTCCTCAACAAGAACAGTCAGCTGTTAGTTTATCTATTACAGTGAGACGTCCGCTACATATTGAAAAAGTAGATTGGTTAAATGCCCAAGCTGATGTTTGGTCTGTGAATGGAACGCCTGCTGACTGCGTTAAATTAGCTTTAAATGTTGTCTTACCAAAGAGACCACAATTAATTGTGTCAGGTATCAATCGAGGGACGAATGCTGGACGAAATATTTTTTATAGTGGGACTGTTGCAGCTATTATGGAAGGAGTTATGCAGGGAATCCCTGGAATTGCTTTTTCTTACGGCGATTATTTTAATCCCTCTTATCATTTGATAGAATCTTTTATTCCGGGCATCGTCAACTATGCTTTGCAAAATGCTATGCAAGAAGGAACTTTTTTAAATGTTAATTTCCCTAAAACTGAACATGGCCCTATTAAAGGCATTCGTTTAACGACGCAAGGAAAAGAATATTGGGCTGAAAATCCAGAAAAACGCCAACATCCTGCCGAACAAAATAGCTATTACTGGTTGGGTTCAAAATTGGCTGAGTATGATGAGCGTGAAGATAGCGATATTTTTTTACTAAGAAAAGGGTTTGCTACGGTGGTTCCTTTGCATATTGGAGATTTGACAAACCATTCCCACCTTTTAAAAGAAAAACTGGCTTTTGAAACCTTTGTGAATTGA